A genome region from SAR324 cluster bacterium includes the following:
- a CDS encoding peptidase S41 yields the protein MHHRTYQAFFYLCAFLTIQAFSAFSQSVPETAFESAIQFGIKAPTIMKPDQVFTDLNVFEHILRESYGHFEIQQSQGHDWEKIFANLRDQLLKAGQPVLVHHFLEQLMRSLDFTGDPFLRGEIQVLNRNYVEQIKALSRPFYVPLRMASYQGRFRAMPHTEWLAIANQWLVGCKPKNFRYFPVLPDRAGESLSVFGVFSESAPDSIHCIFVNDLDRPREITLSMQPLDIQNPLPANLPVFEWKDGDIPYIRWYRDSSPYSGDTRQFLKLAQKLQNYQTLIVDVRGNVSGSFGYIEKWLQQITRNSWSNVIIREKQSALILRGLLNRLDWLRYQQKLQNFPEAPDLTQKQQQIQALIDHLRDTRVAVKWIETKFIFQGSKESPPWNKNLIIIANQHCGSGCQFLAGLAKQQENAWLIGGNTGVFPRTPLLPLYQLPQSKILLTINHTLHLDHAGQYVKPSGHEPDYWLAPPDDMNEIFRFARSLQKTP from the coding sequence ATGCATCACAGAACGTACCAGGCTTTTTTTTATCTTTGTGCTTTCCTGACAATTCAGGCCTTCAGCGCTTTTTCTCAGTCAGTGCCGGAAACCGCGTTTGAGTCAGCCATACAGTTCGGGATCAAAGCACCAACCATCATGAAGCCAGACCAGGTGTTCACAGATCTGAATGTTTTTGAACATATTCTCCGTGAAAGTTATGGTCATTTTGAGATTCAGCAGTCTCAAGGCCATGACTGGGAAAAAATATTCGCGAATCTGCGTGATCAATTGCTGAAGGCTGGCCAACCTGTTCTGGTTCACCATTTTCTGGAACAATTGATGCGTTCACTGGATTTCACCGGAGATCCGTTTTTGAGGGGTGAAATCCAGGTTTTGAACCGAAACTATGTGGAACAGATCAAGGCCCTTTCACGTCCGTTTTATGTTCCGCTCAGAATGGCTTCATATCAGGGGCGATTCCGGGCCATGCCCCATACTGAATGGCTTGCCATTGCCAATCAATGGCTGGTGGGGTGTAAGCCCAAAAATTTCCGCTATTTCCCTGTACTGCCTGATCGTGCGGGCGAATCCCTGTCGGTGTTCGGTGTTTTTTCAGAGTCAGCACCGGATTCCATTCATTGTATTTTTGTCAACGATCTCGACCGACCACGCGAAATCACCCTTTCCATGCAACCTCTGGATATTCAGAATCCACTCCCGGCCAATCTTCCTGTGTTTGAATGGAAAGATGGAGATATTCCCTATATTCGCTGGTATCGGGACAGTTCTCCCTATTCAGGAGACACGCGACAATTTTTGAAATTGGCTCAAAAACTTCAGAATTACCAGACCTTGATTGTGGATGTCCGGGGGAACGTCAGCGGCAGTTTCGGTTATATTGAAAAATGGCTCCAGCAAATAACCCGTAACAGTTGGAGCAATGTGATCATTCGGGAAAAACAGTCGGCACTGATTCTGCGCGGACTTCTCAATCGCCTGGACTGGCTCAGATACCAACAAAAGTTGCAAAATTTTCCGGAAGCTCCAGACCTGACACAGAAACAACAGCAAATTCAGGCTTTGATCGACCATTTGCGCGACACTCGGGTTGCCGTAAAATGGATTGAAACCAAATTTATTTTTCAAGGCAGTAAAGAGTCTCCACCGTGGAATAAAAACCTGATCATCATCGCCAATCAGCATTGTGGCTCAGGATGCCAGTTTCTGGCAGGATTGGCCAAACAGCAGGAGAACGCCTGGTTGATTGGCGGCAACACGGGTGTTTTTCCACGCACCCCCTTGTTGCCATTGTATCAGTTACCTCAATCAAAAATCCTGTTGACCATCAATCACACCCTGCATCTGGATCATGCCGGGCAATATGTTAAACCTTCCGGGCATGAGCCTGATTACTGGCTGGCTCCGCCGGATGATATGAATGAAATTTTTCGTTTTGCCCGTTCCTTACAAAAAACACCTTGA
- a CDS encoding YkgJ family cysteine cluster protein, which yields MNHNRTSILQTKIPQLIRQFYDRVDQLVAPIAQMHAERMQCRKGCHECCQDELTVFEVEALNIRETYPCLLSETPPHQQGKCCFLDENGSCRIYESRPYVCRTQGLPLRWIDEIDEDQLAEFRDICPLNDSGQPVETLDPEDCWTLGPFEQELASMQVSLNGFPLRRVPLRSLFQQQ from the coding sequence ATGAACCATAATCGAACATCGATACTACAAACAAAAATTCCGCAACTGATCCGACAGTTTTATGACAGGGTAGACCAGTTGGTGGCACCCATCGCACAAATGCATGCTGAACGGATGCAATGCCGGAAGGGATGTCATGAATGCTGTCAGGATGAGTTGACCGTTTTTGAAGTGGAAGCCCTGAATATCCGTGAAACATACCCCTGCCTCTTGTCTGAAACACCGCCACATCAACAGGGCAAATGCTGCTTCCTGGATGAAAATGGTTCCTGCCGGATTTATGAATCCCGCCCTTATGTTTGCCGAACACAGGGACTGCCTCTACGCTGGATTGATGAAATTGACGAGGACCAACTGGCGGAGTTTAGAGATATTTGTCCGTTGAATGATTCGGGACAACCTGTAGAAACGTTGGATCCTGAAGACTGCTGGACATTGGGGCCGTTTGAGCAGGAACTGGCCTCTATGCAAGTGTCCCTTAACGGTTTTCCTCTGCGCAGAGTGCCACTGCGTTCACTGTTTCAGCAACAGTAA
- the argJ gene encoding bifunctional glutamate N-acetyltransferase/amino-acid acetyltransferase ArgJ has protein sequence MVPGFSWCGLNVGIKDSTLDLGVIFSEIPCHAAGVFTRNTMPGAPVLVGREHLMNGTLQAVIVNSKNANVATGQKGIDDSREICRMTGETLGISEKLVLPSSTGVIGRMLPMEKITKGLPRVKSALGSSPTHIEQFARAIMTTDTRPKWICRTVGKATIVGLAKGAGMIEPNMATMLSYFATDAKIPSETLSSILHRSVNRSFNRISIDSDTSTSDTVVVLANGKAGEVDLEKFEQVFCEMATYLAREIARDGEGATKLIELCVSKAETPKQALKIAKSVINSPLVKTAIYGADPNWGRFIMAIGKVFEYVVPIDKLRILFGRERNMWIDAHSLNQNTVPLAAISEYLKNSEIFIEIELGTGEYAEVVWGCDLTEGYIKENAYYTT, from the coding sequence ATGGTCCCGGGGTTTTCATGGTGCGGACTGAATGTTGGCATCAAGGATTCCACACTGGATTTGGGAGTTATTTTTTCAGAGATTCCATGTCATGCCGCAGGGGTATTTACCCGGAACACCATGCCGGGAGCGCCGGTGCTCGTGGGACGTGAGCATTTGATGAATGGAACGCTTCAAGCCGTGATTGTGAATTCAAAAAATGCCAATGTTGCAACAGGACAGAAAGGAATTGATGATTCTCGAGAGATCTGCCGGATGACCGGTGAAACCCTTGGAATTTCAGAAAAACTGGTTCTGCCTTCTTCAACGGGTGTGATCGGACGAATGTTGCCGATGGAAAAAATCACCAAAGGCTTGCCCCGGGTCAAATCCGCACTTGGATCTTCTCCGACGCATATTGAGCAATTTGCCAGAGCCATCATGACCACGGACACCCGCCCCAAATGGATTTGCCGCACCGTGGGAAAAGCAACCATTGTCGGCCTTGCCAAAGGTGCCGGCATGATTGAACCCAACATGGCCACCATGCTGAGTTACTTTGCAACCGATGCAAAGATCCCGTCTGAGACGCTGTCCTCGATTCTCCACAGATCCGTCAATCGTTCCTTCAACAGGATCTCCATTGATAGTGACACCTCCACCAGTGACACTGTCGTCGTCCTGGCCAATGGCAAAGCCGGAGAGGTGGATCTGGAAAAATTTGAGCAGGTCTTCTGTGAAATGGCAACGTATCTGGCCAGGGAAATCGCCAGGGATGGAGAAGGGGCGACAAAGCTGATTGAATTGTGTGTTTCAAAAGCGGAAACGCCTAAACAAGCACTAAAAATTGCCAAATCGGTGATCAATTCACCGTTGGTTAAAACCGCCATTTATGGAGCTGACCCCAACTGGGGGCGATTCATCATGGCGATTGGCAAGGTCTTTGAGTATGTAGTCCCCATAGACAAACTGCGTATCCTGTTTGGTCGTGAGCGCAATATGTGGATTGACGCCCATTCCCTGAATCAGAACACTGTGCCACTAGCCGCAATTTCTGAATATCTGAAAAATAGCGAAATCTTTATTGAAATTGAACTGGGGACCGGTGAGTATGCTGAAGTGGTTTGGGGTTGTGATCTGACAGAAGGTTACATCAAGGAAAATGCCTATTACACCACATGA